The DNA sequence CGGAATTTATCGATGATATGGCACAGGCGTATGCCTGGGCGGATGTCGTGGTATGCCGCTCTGGCGCATTAACCGTCAGTGAAGTCGCTGCCGCAGGTTTACCGGCGCTGTTCGTGCCTTTTCAGCATAAAGATCGCCAACAATATTGGAACGCTTTACCGCTGGAAAAGGCTGGGGCGGCCAAAATTATTGAACAGTCAGACCTCAGCGTTGAAGCATTAAGCACAACGCTCTCTGGCTGGGATCGGGCAACACTCCGTGAGATGGCGCAAAGAGCCCGCACGGTAGCGCACCCCGATGCAACGCAGAAGGTAGCAGAGCACGTTATCGCCGCAGCGACAGCGAACTCCTCTCGTTCTGCTCAGGATTAATGATATGGCCGGAACTCTCCCGGCATTGATGTAGGTTGCGATAAATAGTGAATACACAAGAACTGGCGAAACTGCGTTCCATCGTGCCGGAGATGCACCGAGTTAGGCACATCCATTTTGTCGGTATCGGCGGTGCCGGTATGGGTGGCATTGCTGAGGTTCTGGCGAATGAAGGCTATGAAATAAGCGGTTCTGACCTGGCACCGAATGCGGTGACGCAACAACTGACCGAGTTGGGTGCGCAGATTTATTTTCACCATCGCCCGGAAAATGTGAATAACGCAAGTGTGGTTGTGGTGTCCAGCGCGATTACAGCAGACAACCCAGAGATTATAGCGGCTCATGAGGCCCGTATTCCCGTGATTCGTCGAGCAGAAATGCTGGCAGAATTGATGCGCTTTCGTCATGGCATCGCAATTGCGGGTACGCATGGCAAAACCACGACGACGGCAATGGTCACAAGTATCTATGCCGAAGCGGGTTTAGACCCGACGTTTGTCAATGGCGGATTGGTTAAAGCGGCGGGGACGCATGCCCGTTTGGGCTCGAGCCGTTTTTTGATAGCTGAGGCGGATGAAAGCGATGCCTCGTTTCTGCATTTGCAGCCGATGGTCGCTATTGTCACCAATATTGAAGCTGACCATATGGATACGTATCAGGGCGATTTTGAGAACCTCAAACAGACGTTCATCAATTTCCTGCATAACCTGCCTTTTTATGGGCATGCGGTGATGTGCCTTGATGATGCGGTGATTCGTGAGCTGTTGCCGCGTGTTGGCCGCCATATTACGACCTATGGTTTTAGTGAGAATGCGGATGTACGCGTGGCTGATTACCGTCAGGTTGGCGCACAGGGCATGTTCACGCTGGCGCGACAGGGTAAACCGCTGCTGAATGTCACCCTCAACGCACCGGGGCGTCATAATGCGTTGAATGCCGCCGCCGCCGTCGCGGTTGCAACGGAAGAAGGTATTGACGACGAGGCCATCTTGCGGGCGCTGGCGCGTTTTCAGGGAACCGGTCGCCGCTTTGATTTTCTGGGCGAGTTTTCCCTGGTGCCGGTTAATGGCAAAAGCGGCAGCGCCATGCTGGTTGATGACTATGGGCATCATCCAACCGAGGTTGACGCGACCATTAAGGCGGCACGGGCGGGCTGGCCGGATAAGCGTGTGGTGATGATTTTCCAGCCGCACCGTTATACCCGTACTCGTGACCTGTACGATGACTTCGCGCATGTTTTGTCTCAGGTCGATGTGTTACTGATGCTGGATGTGTACCCGGCCGGTGAAGCACCGATTCCTGGTGCCGATAGCCGTTCCCTGTGTCGGACGATTCGCGGGCGCGGAAAGATAGATCCTATCATGGTGCCGGATGTTGACGCGTTACCGGAGTTACTGGCGCAAGCATTGCAGGGTGATGACCTGATACTGGTACAAGGTGCCGGTAACATTGGCAAACTGGCGCGTCGGCTGGCGGAAACCCGCCTGCAACCGGCAGCTAAAGACTGAAAATGGGAATATGAGCGCGTGATGGCAGTGATAAAACGAACCTTTATGGGTTGTCTTTTTGGCCAGAAGCCCGATGTTGAGCAGACGGGACACTGGCTGAAGCACTGCTATGAGGTGTGTTTTTCGCACTCGCCCCCGAAAAAGGCAGGGGTATTGCCGCGCATGTCTTGCGGAATTGGCTGATTAGTATGTCGCAGGCGGCGTTAAATACACACGGGCGTGAACCGGGGAACAGTTCGCGAGGCAGCAGTAACGGTGTTCAACTGGCTGGAATCGTGTTCCTGCTCATGGTGGTGGGAACTATCCTGTGGGGAAGCTGGATGGTGCTGGGGTGGATGAAAGATGCCAGCCGTCTGCCACTCTCCCGATTGGTTGTCACCGGTGAGCGGCACTACACCACCAACGATGATATTCGGCAGGCGATTTTGTCATTAGGGCCGCCAGGGACATTTATGACACAGGATGTGAATGTCATTCAGCAGCAGATAGAACGCTTACCTTGGATCAAACAAGCGAGCGTGCGCAAGCAGTGGCCGGATGAATTAAAGATTCATCTGGTTGAATATATTCCGTTTGCGCGCTGGAATGACCAGCTAATGGTTGATAGTGACGGAAATACGTTCAGCGTGCCGGCTGAACGGGTTGGTAATAAAAAACTGCCGATGCTTTATGGCCCCGAAGGCAGTGAAGACGATGTGCTTGAGGGATATCGTGAAATTAGCCAGACCCTGGTGGCAGGCAAATTCATGGTGAAGATGGTGGCGATGACCGCGCGCCATTCATGGCAGGTAGGCTTGGAAGATGATGTCCGCCTTAATCTGGGGCGTGATGACCGCAATCGGCGACTGGCGCGTTTTCTGGAGTTGTATGCGTTATTACAGCGGCAGGCTCAAACGGAAAACAAGCGGGTCAATTATGTCGATTTACGGTACGACACCGGTGCGGCAGTAGGATGGGGCCCGGCGTTTATTGAGCAGCCAAAAGACAGTGATCAGCAAAAAGACATTGGTCAGCAAAAGAACGGTAATCAGCAAAATCAGGCACAGGCTAAACAGCAATGATCAAGTCGACGGACAGAAAACTGGTAGTTGGGCTGGAAATCGGTACAGCAAAAGTCGCTGCACTGGTTGGTGAGGTTCTGCCAGATGGCATGATCAATATCATCGGTGTGGGCAGTTGCCCATCCCGGGGTATGGATAAAGGTGGTGTTAATGATTTGGAGTCGGTGGTCAAGTGTGTGCAGCGCGCCATCGACCAGGCGGAACTGATGGCGGACTGCCAGATCTCTTCGGTGTATCTGGCATTGTCTGGCAAACATATCAGTTGCCAGAACGAGATTGGTATGGTGCCTATCTCGGAAGAAGAAGTGACTCAGGACGATGTAGAAAGCGTGGTGCATACGGCCAAATCTGTCCGGGTGCGCGACGAGCACCGCATCTTGCATGTTATCCCGCAAGAGTACGCGATTGATTATCAGGAAGGGATTAAAAACCCGGTTGGCTTGTCCGGTGTCCGTATGCAGGCCAAGGTGCACCTCATCACCTGCCATAATGATATGGCGAAGAATATCGTCAAGGCAGTAGAACGCTGTGGCTTGAAAGTGGATCAACTGATTTTCGCTGGTCTGGCATCAAGTTATGCGGTGCTGACCGAGGATGAGCGGGAGTTAGGTGTCTGTGTGGTGGATATCGGCGGTGGCACCATGGATATGGCTGTTTACACCGGTGGTGCGTTACGCCACACAAAAGTGATTCCGTATGCTGGTAACGTGGTTACGAGCGATATAGCCTACGCGTTTGGTACGCCGCCGACCGATGCCGAGGCCATAAAAGTGCGTTATGGCTGTGCGCTGGGTTCGATTGTCAGCAAGGATGAAACGGTGGAAGTACCGAGTGTTGGCGGCAGGCCACCTCGTAGTCTGCAACGTCAGACCCTGGCTGAAGTGATTGAACCGCGTTACACCGAATTGTTGAATCTGGTTAATGAAGAGCTGTTGCAGTTGCAGGAGCAGTTGCGTCAGCAAGGCGTGAAACACCATCTGGCGGCTGGTATCGTGCTGACCGGCGGTGCCGCGCAGATTGATGGGCTGGCCGCCTGTGCGCAGCGTGTTTTTCATACACAGGTGCGTATTGGTCAGCCGCTAAACATTACAGGCTTAACGGATTATGCACAGGAACCCTACTATTCGACCGCTGTAGGGTTGCTGCATTACGGCAAAGAGTCTCATCTGAGTGGTGAACACGAAGTTGAGAAGCGCGCTTCTGTCAGCAACTGGTTTAAACGCCTGAATAGCTGGCTAAGAAAAGAATTTTGACGATTATCAAAAGAGATCATGATTACGACTTTTTTGATCTTGAAGTAACACAGGCACAAGACGGAGAGAGATTATGTTTGAACCAATGGAGTTAACCAACGACGCGGTGATTAAAGTCATCGGCGTCGGTGGCGGTGGCGGTAACGCCGTCGAACACATGGTGCGTGAACGCATCGAAGGTGTTGAATTCTTTGCGGTTAACACCGATGCCCAGGCACTGAGAAAAACGGCAGTAGGTCAGACAATCCAGATTGGTAGCGGTATCACCAAAGGGCTGGGTGCCGGAGCTAACCCTGAAGTGGGCCGTAATTCAGCCGAAGAAGATCGTGATGCACTGCGCACCGCTCTGGAAGGTGCAGACATGGTCTTTATTGCGGCTGGAATGGGCGGAGGCACCGGAACTGGCGCTGCACCCGTTGTCGCCGAGGTGGCTAAAGAGCTCGGCATCTTAACCGTTGCTGTGGTGACGAAGCCGTTTAACTTCGAAGGCAAAAAACGCATGGCGTTTGCCGAGCAGGGTATTGCCGAGCTCTCTAAGCATGTCGATTCGCTCATTACCATACCGAATGATAAGTTGCTGAAAGTGCTGGGGCGCGGTATCTCTTTGCTTGATGCGTTTGGCGCAGCGAACGATGTGCTAAAAGGCGCGGTTCAGGGGATTGCGGAACTGATCACTCGCCCAGGTCTGATGAACGTAGACTTCGCCGACGTGCGTACCGTGATGTCTGAAATGGGCTACGCGATGATGGGCTCTGGCGTTGCCCGTGGTGAAGACCGTGCCGAAGAAGCCGCTGAAATGGCGATTTCCAGCCCACTGCTCGAAGATATCGATCTGTCGGGTGCTCGTGGTGTGCTGGTTAACATTACTGCGGGTTTTGATCTGCGTTTGGATGAGTTTGAAACGGTAGGGAACACGATTCGTGCATTTGCTTCTGATAATGCCACGGTTGTGATCGGTACCTCGCTTGACCCAGACATGAATGACGAGCTGCGTGTTACTGTTGTGGCGACGGGTATCGGTATGGATAAACGCCCTGAAATCACGTTGGTGACGAATAAGCAGACCAGCAGCCAGCCTGTTATGGATCACCGTTATCAACAACATGGAATGGCGCCATTGCCGCAGGAGAAACCTGCTGCTAAAGTCGTGAATGATCAGAGCGTACAGCCCAATAAGGAACCGGATTATCTTGATATTCCGGCCTTCTTGCGCAAGCAGGCCGACTAAGGCCGGTTGGCATCTCCGCTCTTTGTGCTAAACTGTGCCGCCGGTCTTGGTATAAGCTAAGGCCGTAGGTTCAGATGAATGCGAGATAATATGATGATCAAACAACGTACACTAAAACGTATCGTACAGGCGACAGGGGTCGGGCTTCATACCGGCAAGAAAGTCACCCTGACTATGCGTCCTGCACCGGCAAATACCGGGGTCATCTATCGTCGCACTGACTTGAATCCACCGGTTGATTTTCCGGCTGATGCCAAATCCGTGCGTGATACCATGCTCTGTACTTGCCTGGTTAATGAGCATGACGTGCGTATTTCGACCGTGGAGCATCTGAATGCGGCTCTGGCAGGGTTGGGTATCGATAATATTGTGATTGAAGTCGATGCGCCGGAAATCCCGATTATGGATGGCAGCGCCAGTCCTTTTGTTTACCTGCTATTGGATGCGGGTATCGAAGAGCTGAATTGTGCTAAAAAATTCCTTCGCCTCAAGCAAGCTGTGCGGGTGGAAGACGGCGATAAATGGGCCGAACTGAAACCATTCAATGGTTTTAGCCTGGATTTCACCATTGATTTCAATCACCCGGTGATTGATGCCGGTTCACAGCGTTTCAAGCTGAATTTCTCCGCTGATGCGTTTGTGCGCCAGATCAGCCGCGCTCGTACCTTTGGCTTTATGCGCGATATTGAATATTTACAGTCGCGTGGTTTGTGTCTGGGTGGCAGTTTCGATTGCGCTATTGTGGTGGATGACTACCGTGTATTGAATGAAGATGGTTTGCGTTTTGATGATGAATTTGTTCGTCACAAAATGCTGGATGCCATTGGTGATCTGTTCATGTGCGGCCACAACATTATCGGTGCATTCACCGCTTTCAAATCTGGCCATGCGCTGAATAACAAATTGCTGCAAGCTGTACTGGCTAAACAGGAAGCGTGGGAATTCGTCACCTTTGAAGACGAAGCGGAAATGCCATTGGCATTCAAAGCCCCTTCTGCTGTGCTGGCGTAAGTGACGGATGATACAGAGGATAAACCATCAAGGTTAATCCCTGTATTATTAGCGCTATCGTGCTTTTGTAACGATGTAATCTTATAACGACGAGGTGTTGCTGGTATTCTCTCCGGC is a window from the Dickeya lacustris genome containing:
- the murC gene encoding UDP-N-acetylmuramate--L-alanine ligase, which produces MNTQELAKLRSIVPEMHRVRHIHFVGIGGAGMGGIAEVLANEGYEISGSDLAPNAVTQQLTELGAQIYFHHRPENVNNASVVVVSSAITADNPEIIAAHEARIPVIRRAEMLAELMRFRHGIAIAGTHGKTTTTAMVTSIYAEAGLDPTFVNGGLVKAAGTHARLGSSRFLIAEADESDASFLHLQPMVAIVTNIEADHMDTYQGDFENLKQTFINFLHNLPFYGHAVMCLDDAVIRELLPRVGRHITTYGFSENADVRVADYRQVGAQGMFTLARQGKPLLNVTLNAPGRHNALNAAAAVAVATEEGIDDEAILRALARFQGTGRRFDFLGEFSLVPVNGKSGSAMLVDDYGHHPTEVDATIKAARAGWPDKRVVMIFQPHRYTRTRDLYDDFAHVLSQVDVLLMLDVYPAGEAPIPGADSRSLCRTIRGRGKIDPIMVPDVDALPELLAQALQGDDLILVQGAGNIGKLARRLAETRLQPAAKD
- the ftsQ gene encoding cell division protein FtsQ; this encodes MSQAALNTHGREPGNSSRGSSNGVQLAGIVFLLMVVGTILWGSWMVLGWMKDASRLPLSRLVVTGERHYTTNDDIRQAILSLGPPGTFMTQDVNVIQQQIERLPWIKQASVRKQWPDELKIHLVEYIPFARWNDQLMVDSDGNTFSVPAERVGNKKLPMLYGPEGSEDDVLEGYREISQTLVAGKFMVKMVAMTARHSWQVGLEDDVRLNLGRDDRNRRLARFLELYALLQRQAQTENKRVNYVDLRYDTGAAVGWGPAFIEQPKDSDQQKDIGQQKNGNQQNQAQAKQQ
- the ftsA gene encoding cell division protein FtsA yields the protein MIKSTDRKLVVGLEIGTAKVAALVGEVLPDGMINIIGVGSCPSRGMDKGGVNDLESVVKCVQRAIDQAELMADCQISSVYLALSGKHISCQNEIGMVPISEEEVTQDDVESVVHTAKSVRVRDEHRILHVIPQEYAIDYQEGIKNPVGLSGVRMQAKVHLITCHNDMAKNIVKAVERCGLKVDQLIFAGLASSYAVLTEDERELGVCVVDIGGGTMDMAVYTGGALRHTKVIPYAGNVVTSDIAYAFGTPPTDAEAIKVRYGCALGSIVSKDETVEVPSVGGRPPRSLQRQTLAEVIEPRYTELLNLVNEELLQLQEQLRQQGVKHHLAAGIVLTGGAAQIDGLAACAQRVFHTQVRIGQPLNITGLTDYAQEPYYSTAVGLLHYGKESHLSGEHEVEKRASVSNWFKRLNSWLRKEF
- the ftsZ gene encoding cell division protein FtsZ, yielding MFEPMELTNDAVIKVIGVGGGGGNAVEHMVRERIEGVEFFAVNTDAQALRKTAVGQTIQIGSGITKGLGAGANPEVGRNSAEEDRDALRTALEGADMVFIAAGMGGGTGTGAAPVVAEVAKELGILTVAVVTKPFNFEGKKRMAFAEQGIAELSKHVDSLITIPNDKLLKVLGRGISLLDAFGAANDVLKGAVQGIAELITRPGLMNVDFADVRTVMSEMGYAMMGSGVARGEDRAEEAAEMAISSPLLEDIDLSGARGVLVNITAGFDLRLDEFETVGNTIRAFASDNATVVIGTSLDPDMNDELRVTVVATGIGMDKRPEITLVTNKQTSSQPVMDHRYQQHGMAPLPQEKPAAKVVNDQSVQPNKEPDYLDIPAFLRKQAD
- the lpxC gene encoding UDP-3-O-acyl-N-acetylglucosamine deacetylase, coding for MIKQRTLKRIVQATGVGLHTGKKVTLTMRPAPANTGVIYRRTDLNPPVDFPADAKSVRDTMLCTCLVNEHDVRISTVEHLNAALAGLGIDNIVIEVDAPEIPIMDGSASPFVYLLLDAGIEELNCAKKFLRLKQAVRVEDGDKWAELKPFNGFSLDFTIDFNHPVIDAGSQRFKLNFSADAFVRQISRARTFGFMRDIEYLQSRGLCLGGSFDCAIVVDDYRVLNEDGLRFDDEFVRHKMLDAIGDLFMCGHNIIGAFTAFKSGHALNNKLLQAVLAKQEAWEFVTFEDEAEMPLAFKAPSAVLA